The Acidobacteriota bacterium genome includes a region encoding these proteins:
- a CDS encoding DUF2911 domain-containing protein, with protein MKSNTAKSVLGLVMMACLSSPLWAQENKPQNPRPKIGAFGSDSPERGTTRVGYWNNEKNMGAGQFAIDYGRPVWRKEYEDTAKFDAMTKGKVYRLGSNFWTTLDTDMPLTIAGKTIPAGLWYLGLHRSDDGATWSLVFIDPAKARAAHVDASEIERAPIAYKAPMTVEQAGEAKDKLTIDLVFQRGNLKDVTLKIAWGKIQLSAPIQVPISAS; from the coding sequence GAAATCGAATACAGCAAAATCAGTTCTTGGTCTTGTGATGATGGCTTGCTTGTCGTCGCCGCTGTGGGCTCAGGAGAACAAGCCTCAAAACCCTCGGCCGAAGATTGGCGCGTTCGGCAGCGATTCGCCCGAACGAGGCACGACCCGTGTGGGCTACTGGAACAACGAGAAGAACATGGGCGCCGGCCAATTTGCGATCGACTACGGCCGGCCGGTCTGGCGCAAAGAGTACGAAGACACCGCAAAGTTCGACGCGATGACCAAGGGCAAAGTCTATCGGCTCGGGAGCAACTTCTGGACGACGCTTGACACGGATATGCCGCTGACGATTGCCGGCAAGACCATTCCGGCGGGGCTGTGGTATCTGGGCCTGCACCGGTCGGACGACGGAGCGACGTGGAGTCTGGTGTTCATCGACCCGGCCAAGGCTCGCGCCGCGCACGTGGATGCCTCGGAGATCGAGCGAGCGCCGATCGCTTACAAGGCGCCGATGACCGTCGAGCAAGCGGGTGAGGCCAAAGACAAACTGACGATCGATCTGGTTTTCCAGCGAGGAAATCTAAAGGATGTGACGCTGAAAATCGCGTGGGGCAAGATCCAGTTGAGCGCCCCGATTCAAGTACCGATCTCGGCGAGTTGA
- a CDS encoding glycerophosphodiester phosphodiesterase family protein, giving the protein MTNRSRAHKVFAPCVAALTLLFAVHASLTGMTAQAPSSSKKPLLVAHRGASGYAPEHTLAGYELAIAQGADFVEQDLQLTKDGVLICLHDADLERTTNVAKIFPGRATLRDAFETGTPKRGWYTVDFTLAEIKRLDAGSWFNRANPFAASPAYVAQRIPTMIEAIKLIGKRAGLYIELKHFPYYKSLGFDSAEKLAAILKANGFDEPGQRERIFIQSFYKEGLLRMLEVAPGYARVQLLPMEDEGRKDDSARVTRALAAEIAGYASGAGPSKSLLKSAADVATFHKAGLLVHPYTFRGSTSANARRPLNEAQPNGSTVRANIIADIQLFVGYGIDGGFTDYPQLWKEANAAGGKPQPPK; this is encoded by the coding sequence GACAAATCGTTCCCGTGCCCACAAGGTGTTTGCGCCATGCGTCGCGGCGCTAACGCTGCTGTTTGCGGTGCACGCGTCGCTAACCGGAATGACTGCCCAAGCGCCTTCTTCCTCAAAGAAGCCGCTGCTCGTCGCGCATCGTGGAGCCTCGGGCTACGCGCCTGAGCACACCCTTGCTGGATACGAGTTGGCGATTGCGCAAGGAGCTGACTTCGTCGAGCAAGACTTGCAGCTCACGAAGGACGGCGTGCTGATCTGCCTTCACGATGCCGACCTCGAGCGTACAACCAACGTCGCGAAGATCTTCCCGGGCCGCGCGACACTGCGTGATGCTTTCGAGACCGGCACGCCGAAGCGAGGGTGGTATACAGTCGATTTCACGCTTGCCGAGATTAAGCGGCTCGATGCGGGGTCTTGGTTCAACCGCGCGAACCCGTTTGCGGCAAGCCCGGCTTATGTCGCCCAGCGAATCCCCACGATGATCGAGGCGATCAAGCTAATCGGGAAGCGCGCGGGACTCTATATCGAGCTGAAGCACTTTCCGTATTACAAGTCGCTCGGCTTTGATTCCGCCGAGAAGCTGGCGGCGATCCTGAAAGCGAATGGCTTCGATGAGCCAGGCCAGCGCGAGCGCATATTCATCCAGTCGTTTTATAAGGAAGGCTTGCTTCGAATGCTGGAGGTTGCCCCCGGCTACGCTCGCGTCCAGCTTCTCCCTATGGAAGACGAGGGACGTAAGGACGACTCAGCAAGAGTCACGCGCGCGCTCGCCGCCGAGATCGCCGGCTACGCTAGCGGAGCAGGCCCGAGCAAGAGCCTGCTCAAGAGCGCCGCTGATGTCGCGACGTTTCACAAGGCTGGATTGCTGGTTCACCCATACACGTTTCGCGGCTCGACCTCTGCGAATGCCCGGCGGCCTTTGAACGAAGCTCAGCCAAACGGCTCGACCGTTCGCGCAAACATCATCGCGGACATTCAGCTCTTCGTCGGATACGGCATAGACGGCGGGTTCACCGATTATCCGCAGCTTTGGAAAGAAGCGAACGCCGCCGGCGGCAAGCCGCAACCGCCAAAATGA